A window of the Hordeum vulgare subsp. vulgare chromosome 5H, MorexV3_pseudomolecules_assembly, whole genome shotgun sequence genome harbors these coding sequences:
- the LOC123453178 gene encoding F-box protein At5g03100-like: MEARGPSRKRTKFTALKTQEVLPAPEALEAPGHGPPPSAHNQQPPPGVGDDEESADLISNLPDAILGEIVSRLPTNQGARTQILAFRWRHIWSSAPLSIDCEGLAADNEVLAGIVSRTVSAHPPPCRRFCVPSCLLGDRASTVDGWLRTPALDNLQELEFWFKPYYRPQPLQHPPPPSMFRFSATLCVATIGNCNLTDGTVQGLHFPLLKQLGLELVSISECSLHSLIAGCPVLECLLISHGFGFRCLRINSLTLRSFAVKNYRKCNDQLKELIVENAPCLQSLLHLDFDYGLHISVLSAPKLETLGCLSDGFYISKEEDLSRFVFGSTVIQGLRVDKLTTVVHIVKNLAVNMKVLSLDTIIELMRCFPCLEKIYIESESKKEKNVRGRKHQNLIKCPNIRLKTIVFECYQGIKSDIEFASFFILNATVLELMTLQIGARDYNEQFLAEQRRKLQIEYKASRGARFHFTTDKCARGVWDVHHVRDLDLTDPFVC; the protein is encoded by the exons ATGGAGGCGCGCGGTCCTAGTCGTAAGAGGACCAAATTTACGGCGCTCAAGACCCAAGAGGTGCTGCCGGCCCCGGAGGCTTTGGAAGCCCCCGGCCACGGACCACCTCCCTCCGCCCACAACCAACAACCGCCGCCCGGAGTCGGGGACGACGAAGAAAGCGCCGACCTCATCAGCAACCTCCCCGACGCCATCCTCGGCGAGATCGTCTCCCGCCTACCCACCAACCAAGGCGCCCGCACCCAGATCCTCGCGTTCCGGTGGCGCCACATCTGGAGCTCCGCGCCTCTTAGTATCGACTGCGAAGGCCTCGCCGCCGATAACGAGGTACTCGCTGGCATCGTCTCGCGCACGGTTTCAGCGCATCCGCCCCCCTGCCGCCGCTTCTGCGTCCCCTCGTGCCTCCTCGGCGACCGAGCGTCTACGGTGGACGGATGGCTCCGAACCCCCGCTCTGGACAACCTCCAGGAGCTCGAGTTCTGGTTCAAGCCATACTACCGACCACAGCCGCTGCAGCATCCGCCACCACCGTCCATGTTCCGCTTCTCGGCCACGCTCTGTGTTGCCACCATCGGAAATTGCAACCTTACGGACGGCACCGTCCAAGGGCTTCACTTCCCCCTGCTTAAGCAGCTCGGACTTGAACTTGTCAGTATCTCCGAGTGCTCGCTGCATAGCCTGATTGCTGGTTGCCCTGTTCTGGAGTGCTTGCTGATTAGCCATGGATTCGGCTTTCGCTGCCTCAGGATCAACTCCCTTACCCTCAGAAGCTTTGCTGTCAAGAACTATCGGAAATGCAATGACCAGTTAAAGGAACTCATTGTGGAGAATGCACCTTGCCTTCAAAGCTTGCTCCATCTTGATTTTGACTATGGTCTGCATATATCAGTACTCTCCGCACCTAAACTGGAGACCCTAGGCTGCCTTTCTGATGGGTTTTACATTTCCAAGGAGGAGGATCTCTCCAGATTCGTGTTTGGTTCCACGGTTATTCAG GGCTTGCGTGTTGATAAACTAACAACGGTGGTGCACATAGTGAAGAATTTAGCCGTCAATATGAAGGTTCTTAGTTTGGATACAATTATTGAGTTGATGCGATGCTTTCCGTGCTTGGAGAAGATTTACATTGAG TCAGAgtcaaagaaggaaaaaaatgtgCGCGGTCGCAAACACCAGAATCTTATCAAATGCCCTAACATCCGTCTAAAGACAATAGTATTTGAATGTTATCAGGGCATTAAGTCTGACATTGAATTTGCTTCATTCTTCATACTGAACGCTACAGTGCTTGAGTTAATGACACTTCAGATTGGAGCCAGGGATTACAATGAACAATTCTTGGCAGAACAACGTAGGAAGCTTCAGATAGAATACAAGGCTTCACGAGGTGCTCGGTTTCATTTTACAACTGATAAATGTGCTCGCGGTGTTTGGGATGTGCATCATGTCCGTGACTTGGATTTAACTGATCCATTTGTATGTTAA